The following proteins come from a genomic window of Palaemon carinicauda isolate YSFRI2023 chromosome 12, ASM3689809v2, whole genome shotgun sequence:
- the LOC137651025 gene encoding protein FAM200B-like translates to MLESRNIDVKSIISVPTDGAPAMVGRQRGLVARLKEYNPDMISYYCIIHQSVLCASLGDEYGEVMETIKKLENFLRSTSALQHRLLRTFLTEVNASYDDLLVHNNVRWLSTGKVLERFWAIRKELQTLLEDQNSVKAKAFSEFLKDDKKIESVGFLADIMSHLNDLNVKLQGKNTLSPT, encoded by the coding sequence ATGTTAGAATCAAGAAACATTGATGTCAAATCCATCATTTCAGTGCCTACAGATGGAGCTCCAGCCATGGTTGGTCGACAGAGGGGACTAGTTGCAAGATTAAAGGAATATAATCCAGACATGATAAGTTACTACTGCATAATCCACCAATCAGTTCTGTGTGCCAGTCTGGGAGATGAATATGGTGAAGTAATGGAGACTATTAAGAAGCTAGAAAACTTCCTTCGATCAACGTCAGCACTACAACATCGTCTACTACGAACCTTTCTTACCGAGGTCAATGCAAGCTATGACGATTTGCTTGTGCACAATAATGTGAGATGGCTAAGTACGGGAAAGGTTTTGGAGAGATTTTGGGCAATTAGGAAGGAGTTGCAAACTTTACTGGAGGATCAAAACAGTGTGAAAGCAAAGGCATTTTCTGAATTTTtgaaagatgacaagaaaattGAAAGCGTTGGATTTTTGGCAGACATAATGTCACATTTGAATGATCTCAATGTCAAACTGCAAGGGAAAAACACACTATCTCCAACTTGA